One segment of Yersinia kristensenii DNA contains the following:
- the pqiA gene encoding membrane integrity-associated transporter subunit PqiA → MCSVIQPEHGEHSGQTGNVILCRQCDMSVALPPLPYGTKAVCPRCKTTLTARWDEPRKRPVGYAISALFMLLLANMFPFVNMRVAGITSEITLIQIPKVMVADNYASMATLFMVLVQLIPAFCMVAIILLCLRVRMPHRWKALMAKALFQFKTWCMVEIFLAGVLVSFVKLMAYGEIGIGSSFVPYCLFCLLQVRAFQCVDRHWMWQDIAPAPVLPHPLIAGRTGLRQGLRSCACCTAILPQAQVECPRCHTHGYIRRRNSLQWTMALLVTSILLYIPANLMPIMITESLGNQMNSTIMAGVIFLWSEGSYPVAMVIFIASIMVPSLKMLAIGWLCWDAKGKGNTDTERMHFIYEIVEFVGRWSMIDVFVIAVLSSLVRIGQLMSIYPAIGALLFAMVVILTMFAALTFDPRLTWDRISETTQKEPQGDGQ, encoded by the coding sequence TTGTGTTCTGTAATTCAGCCTGAGCACGGCGAGCACTCCGGGCAGACAGGGAATGTGATCCTGTGCCGGCAGTGCGACATGTCAGTGGCCTTACCTCCTCTGCCATACGGCACCAAAGCGGTATGTCCGCGCTGTAAAACCACACTGACTGCGCGGTGGGATGAGCCACGTAAGCGCCCGGTAGGTTATGCTATCAGCGCATTGTTTATGTTATTGCTGGCTAATATGTTTCCCTTCGTCAACATGCGTGTGGCGGGGATCACCAGCGAAATAACCTTGATCCAAATACCCAAAGTGATGGTGGCAGATAACTATGCCAGCATGGCAACGTTATTTATGGTTTTGGTTCAGTTAATACCGGCTTTCTGTATGGTGGCTATCATCCTGCTTTGCCTGCGAGTGCGTATGCCGCATCGTTGGAAGGCGCTGATGGCAAAAGCATTATTCCAATTTAAAACCTGGTGCATGGTGGAAATTTTCCTCGCCGGTGTACTGGTCAGTTTTGTCAAACTGATGGCCTATGGTGAAATTGGCATCGGCAGCAGCTTTGTCCCATATTGTTTATTCTGCTTGTTACAAGTGCGTGCTTTCCAATGTGTCGATCGCCATTGGATGTGGCAAGATATCGCCCCTGCACCGGTGTTACCTCACCCTCTTATTGCGGGCCGAACGGGTTTGCGCCAAGGCCTGCGCTCTTGTGCGTGCTGCACTGCCATTTTGCCGCAAGCTCAGGTGGAATGCCCGCGTTGCCATACTCATGGTTATATCCGCCGCCGCAATAGCTTACAGTGGACAATGGCATTATTAGTCACGTCTATCTTGTTGTATATTCCAGCTAACTTAATGCCCATTATGATCACCGAAAGTTTGGGGAACCAAATGAACTCCACCATCATGGCGGGGGTGATTTTCTTGTGGAGTGAAGGTTCTTATCCGGTGGCGATGGTGATTTTTATTGCCAGTATTATGGTGCCGTCATTGAAAATGCTGGCGATCGGCTGGTTATGTTGGGATGCAAAAGGCAAGGGTAATACCGACACTGAACGGATGCATTTTATTTATGAGATAGTGGAGTTTGTTGGCCGCTGGTCAATGATTGATGTCTTTGTTATCGCGGTGCTGTCGTCATTGGTGCGTATCGGGCAACTGATGAGTATTTATCCGGCGATTGGTGCGCTGCTATTTGCCATGGTGGTTATCCTGACCATGTTTGCTGCATTAACCTTCGATCCGCGTTTAACGTGGGATCGGATAAGTGAAACAACCCAAAAGGAGCCGCAAGGTGACGGACAATAA
- the matP gene encoding macrodomain Ter protein MatP, whose protein sequence is MKYQQLENLESGWKWAYLVKKHREGEAITRHIENSAAQDAVEQLMKLESEPVKVLEWIDSHMNVQLANRMKQTIRARRKRHFNAEHQHTRKKSIDLEFLVWQRLAALARRRGNTLSETVVQLIEDAERKEKYKNQMSSLKQDLQDILSKDM, encoded by the coding sequence ATGAAATATCAGCAACTGGAAAATCTGGAAAGTGGTTGGAAATGGGCCTATTTAGTTAAAAAACACCGTGAAGGTGAGGCCATTACTCGCCACATAGAAAACAGTGCGGCTCAGGATGCTGTAGAGCAGTTGATGAAGCTGGAAAGTGAACCAGTGAAAGTATTGGAGTGGATTGATAGTCACATGAATGTGCAACTGGCTAACCGGATGAAGCAGACTATCCGTGCCCGACGTAAGCGACATTTTAATGCGGAGCATCAACATACCCGCAAAAAATCAATCGATCTGGAGTTTTTGGTGTGGCAACGTTTGGCTGCCTTGGCAAGACGTCGGGGCAATACTCTGTCAGAGACGGTTGTTCAGTTAATTGAAGATGCTGAGCGTAAAGAGAAGTATAAGAACCAGATGTCGTCTTTGAAACAGGACTTACAGGATATTCTCAGTAAAGACATGTGA
- the ompA gene encoding porin OmpA, translating to MKKTAIALAVALAGFATVAQAAPKDNTWYTGGKLGWSQYQNTGTGGIYGDQGNDGPTHKDQLGAGAFLGYQANQYLGFEMGYDWLGRMPYKGDVRNGDFKAQGVQLAAKLSYPIAQDLDLYTRLGGMVWRADSSAFNAASGERLNNHDTGVSPLVALGAEYAWTKNWATRMEYQWVSNIGDKATVGARPDNGMLSVGVSYRFGQEDAVAPVVAPAPAPAPVVDTKRFTLKSDVLFAFNKSTLKAEGQQALDQLYSQLSSIDPKDGSVVVLGFADRIGQPAPNLALSQRRADSVRDYLVSKGIPADKITARGEGQANPVTGNTCDNVKPRAALIECLAPDRRVEIEVKGYKEVVTQPQA from the coding sequence ATGAAAAAGACAGCTATCGCATTAGCAGTGGCACTGGCTGGTTTCGCTACAGTAGCGCAAGCCGCACCGAAAGATAACACCTGGTACACCGGTGGTAAACTGGGCTGGTCTCAGTATCAAAATACTGGCACTGGCGGTATCTATGGCGACCAAGGCAATGACGGTCCAACTCATAAAGACCAATTAGGTGCTGGTGCGTTCTTGGGTTACCAAGCAAACCAATACCTGGGCTTTGAAATGGGATACGACTGGCTTGGCCGTATGCCTTACAAAGGCGACGTTCGTAACGGCGACTTTAAAGCACAAGGCGTTCAACTGGCTGCAAAACTGAGCTACCCAATTGCTCAGGACCTGGACCTGTACACCCGTCTGGGTGGTATGGTTTGGCGTGCAGACTCCAGCGCGTTTAACGCAGCTTCTGGCGAACGTTTAAACAACCATGACACCGGTGTTTCTCCATTGGTAGCTCTGGGTGCTGAATACGCATGGACCAAGAACTGGGCAACCCGTATGGAATACCAATGGGTTAGCAACATCGGTGATAAAGCTACCGTTGGTGCTCGTCCAGACAACGGCATGCTGAGCGTAGGTGTTTCTTACCGTTTCGGTCAGGAAGATGCAGTAGCTCCAGTAGTTGCTCCAGCTCCAGCTCCAGCTCCAGTTGTTGACACCAAGCGTTTCACTCTGAAATCAGACGTGCTGTTCGCTTTCAACAAGTCAACGCTGAAAGCAGAAGGCCAGCAAGCACTGGATCAACTGTATTCACAGCTGAGCTCTATCGATCCTAAAGACGGTTCTGTAGTTGTTCTGGGCTTCGCTGACCGTATCGGTCAACCAGCTCCTAACTTAGCTCTGTCTCAGCGTCGTGCTGACAGCGTGCGTGATTACCTGGTTTCTAAAGGTATCCCTGCTGACAAAATCACCGCTCGCGGTGAAGGCCAAGCAAACCCAGTTACAGGTAACACCTGTGACAACGTGAAACCACGTGCTGCTCTGATTGAGTGCCTGGCACCAGATCGTCGCGTAGAGATCGAAGTTAAAGGCTACAAAGAAGTTGTAACTCAGCCACAGGCTTAA
- the pqiC gene encoding membrane integrity-associated transporter subunit PqiC: protein MMKWMAVIAALLLSACSSTPSKTYYQLPALSAPATATSSVASRQLWVEHVGVADYLAAAGVVYQTNDVQYVIASNNLWASPLDQQLQQTLVSNLSNALPGWLVSSQPLDSSQDVLNVTVTGFHGRYDGRAIIRGVWILKHQGQLIKQPFDLELKQSDDGYDALIRTLAEGWQQEAKTIAAQLQNTQ, encoded by the coding sequence ATGATGAAATGGATGGCAGTTATCGCAGCATTATTACTCAGTGCATGCAGCAGCACACCGAGCAAAACCTATTATCAGCTACCGGCTCTCAGCGCGCCCGCAACCGCCACTAGCAGTGTTGCATCACGGCAACTGTGGGTTGAACATGTGGGCGTCGCGGATTATCTGGCGGCGGCGGGTGTGGTGTATCAAACCAACGATGTACAGTATGTGATTGCCAGCAACAATCTTTGGGCCAGCCCATTGGACCAGCAATTGCAGCAAACTTTGGTCTCTAATCTGAGCAATGCGTTGCCGGGATGGTTGGTTTCTTCACAACCACTTGATAGCTCACAGGATGTCCTCAATGTCACCGTTACCGGGTTCCACGGCCGTTATGATGGCCGCGCTATCATCCGTGGCGTGTGGATACTCAAACATCAGGGACAACTGATTAAGCAGCCGTTCGATTTAGAGCTTAAACAGAGTGACGATGGTTATGATGCGCTGATCCGTACTTTGGCCGAGGGTTGGCAGCAAGAAGCTAAGACAATCGCGGCACAGTTACAAAATACTCAGTAA
- a CDS encoding AAA family ATPase produces MTNNRLEWQSLLPNTTPYEALFATASQLEPVSFSAIQPRLENGMTLFCHPQSRPRFMLIKAQESTEYLALIAQAVKELQPDASALFGGDYLVHGHQVSWQPAQRGDEPFAAVSRCLYQEWVEPEQLFGCARWHKDQINLQPGLVHQANGGVLILSVRALQAQPLMWLRLKQMIVQQRFDWLSPDETRPLPVHIPSMPLDLRLILVGDRLGLADFHDMEPELGELAIYGEFEVELPLVDIDGMTLWCGYINSLLQQKQLPLLSADAWPVLFRQAVRYSGDQGSLPLCPQWLMSQLAEAALYAEEDTITANALEVALNARDWRNSYLAERMQDEIELGQILIETEGQVVGQINGLSVLEYPGHPYAFGEPARISCVVHLGDGEFVDVERKAELGGNIHAKGMMIMQAFLISELELDQPLPFSASIVFEQSYGEVDGDSASLAELCALISALSQQPINQQIAVTGSVDQFGNVQPIGGVNEKIEGFFEACQRRGLTGNQGVILPATNVRHLCLNQAVIDAVQKGQFHLWAVDTAAEALPLLTGVVYADEQQPSLLGIIQERISQVNPQDRHRWPWPLRWLNWFNQG; encoded by the coding sequence TTGACCAATAACAGACTTGAATGGCAGTCGCTGCTGCCGAACACAACGCCGTATGAAGCGTTATTTGCTACAGCCTCCCAGTTGGAGCCTGTTTCTTTCTCGGCGATTCAACCGCGGCTTGAAAATGGAATGACGTTATTCTGTCATCCTCAGTCACGCCCGCGTTTTATGCTGATCAAAGCACAGGAAAGTACTGAGTATCTGGCATTGATCGCTCAAGCTGTTAAAGAGCTCCAGCCTGATGCTTCAGCCCTGTTTGGCGGAGACTATCTCGTGCATGGTCACCAGGTCAGCTGGCAACCCGCTCAACGCGGTGACGAGCCGTTTGCGGCAGTTTCGCGCTGTCTCTACCAAGAATGGGTCGAACCCGAACAACTATTTGGCTGTGCCAGATGGCATAAAGATCAAATCAATCTACAACCCGGCTTAGTGCATCAAGCTAATGGCGGTGTATTGATCTTGTCGGTACGGGCACTACAAGCTCAACCTTTGATGTGGCTGCGCTTGAAACAGATGATAGTTCAGCAGCGCTTCGATTGGCTGTCGCCTGATGAAACCCGTCCTCTGCCGGTACATATCCCCTCTATGCCACTGGATCTACGCTTGATTCTGGTCGGCGATCGTCTTGGTTTGGCTGATTTCCACGATATGGAACCTGAACTGGGCGAATTGGCTATTTACGGCGAGTTTGAAGTCGAACTCCCGCTGGTCGATATTGATGGCATGACGTTATGGTGCGGCTATATTAATTCGCTTTTGCAACAAAAACAGTTGCCTTTGTTATCTGCTGATGCCTGGCCGGTGCTATTCCGTCAGGCGGTACGTTACAGCGGTGACCAAGGAAGCTTGCCATTATGCCCGCAATGGCTCATGAGCCAACTGGCAGAGGCCGCGCTCTATGCCGAAGAGGACACCATCACAGCTAATGCGCTAGAAGTTGCGCTGAATGCCCGTGATTGGCGTAATAGTTACCTCGCTGAACGGATGCAAGATGAAATAGAGCTGGGGCAAATTCTGATTGAAACCGAAGGCCAGGTTGTCGGCCAGATAAATGGCCTGTCAGTATTAGAATATCCAGGCCATCCTTACGCCTTTGGCGAACCAGCGCGTATCAGTTGTGTGGTCCATTTAGGTGATGGCGAATTTGTTGATGTGGAACGTAAAGCTGAGTTAGGCGGTAATATTCATGCTAAAGGCATGATGATTATGCAGGCGTTTTTGATTTCAGAACTGGAACTTGATCAGCCACTGCCTTTCTCTGCCTCGATTGTTTTTGAGCAATCTTATGGCGAGGTTGATGGTGACAGTGCATCACTGGCAGAGCTTTGCGCGCTGATCAGCGCCCTTTCACAGCAACCGATCAATCAGCAAATCGCCGTCACAGGTTCTGTTGACCAATTTGGTAATGTGCAGCCTATTGGTGGTGTGAATGAAAAAATCGAAGGTTTCTTCGAAGCTTGTCAACGCCGCGGGCTAACGGGTAATCAAGGTGTTATTTTACCTGCCACTAATGTCCGCCATTTATGCTTGAATCAAGCGGTGATTGATGCTGTACAGAAAGGTCAGTTCCATTTATGGGCTGTTGATACCGCCGCAGAAGCATTGCCGTTATTAACCGGCGTGGTTTATGCCGATGAGCAACAACCTAGCTTATTGGGTATAATTCAAGAGCGAATCTCACAAGTCAATCCGCAAGACAGACACCGGTGGCCATGGCCATTACGCTGGCTGAACTGGTTTAACCAGGGCTGA
- the fabA gene encoding bifunctional 3-hydroxydecanoyl-ACP dehydratase/trans-2-decenoyl-ACP isomerase — protein MVDKRESYTKEDLEASGRGELFGAGGPPLPAGNMLMMDRVVKMTEDGGTYDKGYVEAELDINPDLWFFGCHFIGDPVMPGCLGLDAMWQLVGFYLGWLGGEGKGRALGVGEVKFTGQVLPDAKKVTYRINFKRIIMRKLIMGVADGEVLVDGKVIYTATDLKVGLFKDTAAF, from the coding sequence ATGGTAGATAAACGCGAATCCTATACAAAAGAAGACCTTGAAGCATCAGGCCGTGGCGAGCTGTTTGGCGCTGGCGGCCCACCATTGCCAGCTGGCAATATGTTAATGATGGACCGTGTCGTCAAAATGACAGAAGACGGCGGCACCTATGACAAAGGTTATGTGGAAGCGGAACTGGATATTAATCCGGACCTATGGTTCTTCGGTTGCCACTTTATTGGTGACCCGGTAATGCCTGGTTGCCTGGGCCTTGATGCTATGTGGCAATTGGTTGGTTTCTATCTTGGCTGGTTGGGTGGCGAAGGCAAAGGCCGCGCACTCGGTGTCGGTGAAGTGAAATTCACCGGGCAAGTTCTGCCAGATGCTAAGAAAGTGACATACCGTATTAATTTTAAACGCATTATTATGCGTAAATTGATTATGGGTGTGGCTGATGGTGAAGTATTAGTTGATGGCAAAGTCATTTATACCGCCACCGACTTGAAAGTAGGCCTGTTTAAAGACACTGCCGCTTTCTAA
- the sulA gene encoding SOS-induced cell division inhibitor SulA, which yields MRTQSLKPYNANHHSLVTRDIPQRVDTPTDSGLISELVYSENQPAVAQLLLPLLQQLGKQSRWLLWLTPQQKLSRLWLQQSGLPITKVVQARQINPLSTVDAMEKALLTGNYSVVLGWLPELSENDRIRLRLAAKLGNAYGFVMRPLDDTKLAQGQCATLKIHSSLYH from the coding sequence ATGCGTACTCAATCACTAAAACCTTATAATGCTAATCATCATTCTCTTGTTACCCGTGATATACCGCAACGGGTTGATACTCCAACGGATAGTGGCCTTATCAGTGAACTTGTGTACAGTGAAAACCAGCCTGCGGTAGCGCAATTATTGCTTCCTTTATTACAACAGCTTGGTAAACAATCTCGATGGCTCCTATGGCTAACCCCACAACAGAAATTGAGTCGTTTATGGTTACAGCAATCGGGTTTACCAATAACTAAGGTCGTTCAGGCGAGGCAAATCAATCCATTATCAACTGTTGATGCGATGGAAAAAGCGTTGTTAACAGGAAACTACAGTGTCGTTCTGGGTTGGCTACCCGAGTTGTCAGAAAATGACCGCATTAGATTGCGTTTGGCCGCAAAGTTAGGGAATGCTTATGGGTTTGTTATGCGTCCTTTAGATGACACAAAACTCGCTCAAGGACAGTGCGCAACGTTAAAAATTCATTCTTCTTTGTATCATTAA
- the fabF gene encoding beta-ketoacyl-ACP synthase II produces MNMRRVVITGMGVVSPLGCGIDAVWQRLLAGQSGIRVLPDDIVGDLSAKIGGQVPTIADDPEAGFDPDKAVAPKDQKKMDRFIEFAMAAADEAIAHAGWQADSEDKQERTATIIGSGIGGFPSIANAVRTTDNRGPKRLSPFTVPSFLVNLAAGHVSIKHHFKGPIGAPVTACAAGVQAIGDAVRLIRNDEADIALCGGAEAAIDKVSLAGFAAARALSTGSNDAPEKASRPFDSARDGFVMGEGAGLLVIEELEHALARGAKPLAEIVGYGTSADAYHMTSGAEDGDGAYRAMKIALRQAGITPAQVQHLNAHATSTPVGDLGEINAIKHLFGEGNTLAITSTKSATGHLLGAAGGLETIFTVLALRDQIVPATLNLDNLDPAAKGLNVVAGQAQPHEMTYALSNGFGFGGVNASILLKRWAE; encoded by the coding sequence ATGAATATGCGCCGTGTAGTGATTACAGGAATGGGTGTGGTTTCCCCATTGGGCTGTGGTATCGATGCTGTGTGGCAGCGTTTGTTGGCAGGGCAATCAGGTATCCGTGTTCTACCTGATGACATTGTGGGTGATTTATCGGCAAAGATTGGTGGCCAAGTCCCCACAATTGCAGACGATCCCGAAGCTGGCTTTGATCCTGATAAAGCAGTTGCGCCAAAAGATCAAAAGAAAATGGATCGCTTTATTGAGTTTGCTATGGCCGCGGCAGATGAAGCCATTGCCCATGCTGGCTGGCAAGCCGATAGTGAAGACAAACAAGAGCGCACCGCGACCATCATTGGTTCAGGTATTGGCGGTTTTCCCTCCATTGCCAATGCGGTGCGCACCACGGATAACCGTGGGCCAAAGCGCCTCTCCCCTTTCACCGTGCCCTCATTCTTGGTGAATCTGGCCGCCGGTCATGTCTCTATCAAACATCATTTCAAAGGGCCGATTGGTGCGCCAGTCACTGCCTGTGCAGCGGGAGTTCAGGCGATCGGCGATGCGGTGCGGTTGATCCGCAATGATGAAGCTGATATTGCTCTGTGCGGGGGTGCTGAGGCGGCGATTGATAAAGTTAGCCTGGCGGGTTTTGCGGCCGCGCGCGCATTATCAACCGGTTCTAATGATGCGCCCGAAAAAGCGTCTCGGCCATTTGACAGCGCCCGGGATGGTTTTGTGATGGGTGAAGGTGCCGGTTTGCTGGTGATTGAAGAGCTGGAACATGCTCTGGCGCGGGGCGCAAAACCATTAGCAGAGATTGTCGGCTACGGCACCAGTGCCGATGCCTACCATATGACCTCGGGTGCGGAAGATGGTGACGGCGCATATCGTGCAATGAAAATTGCATTACGCCAGGCTGGAATAACCCCTGCGCAAGTTCAGCATCTCAATGCTCATGCGACCTCAACGCCGGTGGGTGATTTGGGTGAAATCAATGCTATTAAGCACTTGTTTGGCGAGGGTAATACGTTAGCGATAACCTCAACAAAATCAGCTACTGGCCACTTATTGGGCGCTGCTGGCGGGTTGGAAACTATCTTCACCGTATTGGCATTACGAGATCAAATCGTACCTGCGACATTGAATTTGGACAATCTGGATCCAGCGGCTAAAGGGCTGAATGTGGTTGCGGGTCAAGCACAGCCTCATGAAATGACCTATGCACTTTCAAATGGCTTTGGTTTTGGTGGTGTGAATGCCAGTATCCTGCTAAAACGCTGGGCTGAATAA
- the pqiB gene encoding intermembrane transport protein PqiB, with protein sequence MTDNNPSQGVAEIEKIKRWSPVWIIPIVTALIGAWILFYHFSHQGPQVVMTTLNAEGIEAGKTKIKSRSVDVGIVEQVTLSEDLNHVIVQARLNSGMNTLLHSDTVFWVVKPQIGREGVSGLGTLLSGAYIELQPGSKGKALNEFTLLDSPPLASPDAKGIRITLDSEQAGQLNAGDPVLFRGYRVGSVETSTFDAKSRLMRYQLFIGAPYDGLVTTNVRFWKDSGVAVDLSSQGMRVEMASLATLFSGGVSFDVPDGVDLGKPITQDKAEFKLFDNRSSIQNSLYTEHEDFLLFFSDSVRGLQAGAPVEFRGIRIGTVGDVPFFAEGMRQRVDNDFRIPVLIRIEPGRFREDLGPDANFEQVLKTAKERGLRASLKSGNLLTGALFVDLDFYPDAKPWKGPLEVAGYPLLPTVSGGLAQIQQKVMQTLDKINSLPLDPMVNEVTKTLAESQKTMRETQKTLEALTAITSSPAMQDLPKDLQKTLNELNRSMKGFQPGSPAYNKMVGDMQRLDQVLRELQPVLRTLNEKSNALVFEAAGSQDPQPKKAKK encoded by the coding sequence GTGACGGACAATAATCCCAGCCAGGGTGTGGCAGAAATTGAAAAAATCAAACGGTGGTCCCCAGTGTGGATCATCCCCATTGTCACTGCGCTGATTGGTGCATGGATACTGTTTTATCATTTCAGCCATCAGGGGCCACAGGTGGTTATGACCACTTTGAATGCCGAGGGCATTGAAGCCGGTAAAACAAAAATAAAGAGCCGCAGTGTGGATGTTGGCATCGTTGAGCAGGTCACTCTGAGTGAAGATCTTAACCATGTTATCGTGCAGGCGCGGTTGAATTCCGGGATGAATACCTTGTTGCACAGTGACACGGTTTTCTGGGTGGTCAAACCGCAGATTGGGCGTGAAGGAGTTTCCGGTCTGGGAACTTTGCTTTCAGGGGCCTACATTGAGCTACAACCTGGTAGCAAAGGTAAGGCACTCAATGAGTTTACCTTGCTTGATTCCCCACCGCTGGCCTCACCGGATGCTAAAGGGATTCGTATCACACTCGATAGCGAACAAGCCGGGCAGTTGAATGCCGGTGATCCGGTCTTATTCCGTGGCTATCGTGTCGGGTCAGTGGAAACCAGCACCTTTGATGCCAAATCACGCCTGATGCGTTATCAGTTATTTATTGGCGCTCCTTATGACGGTCTGGTCACGACGAATGTCCGGTTCTGGAAAGACAGTGGTGTAGCGGTTGACCTCTCCTCACAGGGGATGCGGGTTGAAATGGCATCACTGGCGACTTTGTTCAGTGGCGGTGTTAGCTTCGATGTGCCAGATGGTGTGGATTTGGGTAAACCAATCACACAAGATAAGGCTGAGTTCAAACTGTTTGATAACCGCAGTAGCATCCAGAACTCGTTGTACACCGAACATGAAGATTTCTTGCTGTTCTTCTCTGACTCGGTGCGTGGTTTGCAGGCGGGAGCACCGGTTGAATTCCGCGGTATCCGTATCGGTACTGTCGGGGATGTTCCTTTCTTCGCCGAAGGGATGAGACAGCGCGTTGATAATGACTTCCGTATTCCGGTGCTCATCCGCATTGAGCCAGGCCGTTTCCGCGAGGATTTAGGCCCAGATGCCAATTTTGAGCAAGTATTGAAAACCGCCAAAGAACGTGGTCTGCGTGCCTCCTTGAAATCAGGCAACTTGTTGACCGGCGCACTGTTTGTCGATCTGGATTTCTATCCAGATGCCAAACCGTGGAAAGGGCCGCTGGAAGTGGCGGGCTATCCATTGTTGCCAACTGTCAGTGGTGGCTTGGCGCAAATTCAGCAAAAAGTGATGCAGACGTTAGATAAAATTAATAGCTTGCCGCTGGACCCAATGGTTAATGAAGTCACCAAAACATTGGCTGAAAGTCAGAAAACCATGCGTGAAACACAGAAAACTCTGGAAGCATTGACCGCGATCACCTCCAGTCCGGCGATGCAAGATCTGCCAAAAGATCTGCAAAAAACCTTGAATGAGTTGAATCGCAGTATGAAAGGTTTCCAGCCAGGCTCACCCGCCTACAATAAAATGGTGGGTGATATGCAGCGGTTAGATCAGGTCTTGCGTGAATTACAACCGGTATTGCGGACGCTGAATGAAAAGAGCAACGCACTGGTATTTGAAGCGGCAGGAAGTCAGGATCCTCAGCCTAAGAAGGCCAAAAAATGA
- a CDS encoding winged helix-turn-helix transcriptional regulator has product MQRTHFQDMPCPVARSLERVGEWWSILIIRDAFQGLTRFDEFQQSLQLSPTILTRRLKYLVESGILEKRLYHSRPTRYEYILTERGNDFFPVIAALFHWGNQHFAPDGPAAILADRRSGAPVEPILLDNATRRPIRAEDVTLAAGSVRSDIINKRLALMREKNSANARHSPHSIESPKEK; this is encoded by the coding sequence ATGCAAAGAACTCACTTTCAAGATATGCCCTGCCCGGTGGCACGTTCTCTCGAGCGGGTGGGCGAATGGTGGAGCATACTGATCATCCGTGATGCTTTTCAGGGGTTAACACGGTTTGATGAATTTCAGCAAAGTTTGCAGCTTTCTCCCACTATCCTCACCCGCCGTCTTAAGTATTTGGTGGAAAGTGGCATCCTGGAGAAACGGCTTTATCATTCTCGCCCCACCCGCTATGAATACATATTGACTGAACGTGGTAATGATTTTTTCCCGGTGATAGCTGCTCTGTTTCATTGGGGTAATCAACATTTTGCGCCGGATGGCCCCGCAGCCATACTCGCCGATCGCCGTAGCGGTGCCCCTGTCGAACCCATATTGCTAGACAATGCTACTCGTCGACCTATCCGTGCGGAGGATGTCACCCTCGCGGCAGGTTCGGTCAGGAGCGATATAATTAATAAACGGTTGGCATTAATGCGTGAGAAAAATTCAGCCAATGCCAGGCACTCCCCCCATTCAATTGAGTCTCCAAAGGAAAAATAA